A region of the Mytilus trossulus isolate FHL-02 chromosome 11, PNRI_Mtr1.1.1.hap1, whole genome shotgun sequence genome:
CACGGGCGTAGCTAGAAAGAAACGACGTGGAAGCAAGTTCCGCCGtgcggagcgaggcgaaaaaatTTTGGGACCCTATTTTGCAgaaaaatggttttttttcggTTTTTGGTCATATGATGGCTAAAAGAGgagctacatgtataattatgtagataaaaatttatgaatgtaaaactattaataaaTCTTCTGAATAgagtaacaaataaacaactcatatttttgataagaattttttcaaaattgtccaaaatctgCTCTTTAGGTCTTGGAAGAAAGAAACTTCTCtattactttttcaatattcacaCTGAAATCCCGATGAATATGCAGTAATGCTATGTAACTGTCGTTGTTCATTGTTGatcgttcatttgttttcaattacatATGTAGTATATACCGTGACTGAAAGATCTCCATCATGGTATGGTAGCACTCGCGAGATGTTATAAACCAGCGTACGTGTCCGGCATCGAGCGACCTTCCCAATTGAATTCGTCAAAATTACATGACAGGTCAGTTTCGTATGTCTCAGACAATATTGAGATTTGTGATATTTCCTACATTATGATGAAGCAGATACAGCGTAAAGAAGATAATACTTGAAGCGACTCCACTTTCCAGTTCCCTTGTCATATGGTCTAAAAACGCaaaaaataattagaatttCCGATACTGTTTTTGCGTGGTTGTAGGGTGATTGGCTCCGGTAGTCCGTCGACCACTTCGCCttggcatattttcaacgataTCGAAGGGATCAAATAATTCTAATGCCGATTGGTACATCTCATTCCAAACTGATGAACTGTACATTGTGAAATATATTCTCCAAAACTACATGTCTTAGactgaatataaattcaaatcttgtaaaagatacaagttacCTCCTGATcttgtcatttttatttattttgaaaccaaatgtcgttatttaatgatatttcattaattaaaaagGTGACAACATAGTTGTTTCCTTTAACactcaatttataaattttgattttgccatttcttTTTTGCATGCCGAATCAATGTACACGCAACTGCGTGTAAGTGTATATGGAGCCACGATCTTTTTATGCATGACTCGAACAGCTTCATCAACACTTGCAACTATAGGTTGTCAAACTAATATCCGGGACACCAACAGTCTCCGatgttaaacaaatattataatcataatAGTCTAAGATAATACATGCATCACGTGTCGCTGTCCGATTCCGATTGACAACTcatttctctctctctctctctcttcatttttttttttgtgaaaacgaCGTGGATGCACGTGCTGTCGTGCCTCCGGGTAGCTACGCCCCTGGTAGCATTTGGTTTTTATTAAGTTATGTAATTGTTTAGgtttaaaggtaaaaaaaaagttgtaaacCACGTTTTAAAAAGCTACCAACATGAAAACAGATTAACCCGACTTGAATATTCTCTTACAATTAGCTGCTCATTATTACTTTCAATCTTTGATCCCTGGCAGGGTCAAACtgaatatagatataagaagatgtggtatgagtaccaatgcGAGAACGGTCCATCCaggtcacaatttgtaaaagtaaactatttcTAGGTCAAAGTACTGTCTTTAACACAGAGTCTTGGCTCACAACGAATAGCAAGCTAAAAAGTGCCCCAAAAATTACaagtgttaaacaattcaaacaggaaaacccaAGAAGACTTGAAATCTGCTATTAATGGCTGAACATTCATAATCCTAGACGTTACAAATAAAAGATTGATTGGTTATTGGTTACTTAATGTTTAGCCGTAAATATTCTATGCATGttagatataaaaagaagaagaaatgtaagctttctttttttaactttcacaAACTTTCTTATGCATGCATTtgtcttcaatttttttctttatgatGCATAATTGTTATGATTAAACTCTTAATAGTtaataatcattaaatagtGCTTTACATCTTTAAAAGTTCGTtgcacatatttaaaaaatattaaaaaattatagaaCTATTTATGATACTGTTTTAGCCTTGTAGGAGGACAAAGAAAGGAGAGCACACTATCTGTAGAGTTAAGGAAACCAGTACGACAGATAGAGGTTAACAAAACACGGAACAAGGTTTTGGTGAGAACCAGAGATCTGAAGCAGTATGATGCTGACGCTGTGGTGGTTGCCCTACCTTTAGGAGTATTAAAAACAGAAACAGTAATATTTGATCCTCCCTTGCCTAAAGGATGGAAGAAAACTATAGAAAATATAGGTAAAATAGTACAGTTTAACCTGTGTTATCCAACACACTGGCGAGTAGAAACAATTTTGGTTTAAGCATCAGGACATTTTTGCAAGCATATTTTAGGACCAGAAAAATGTGTCCGTTAATGTTGGAATACTTAGGTGTTAGATTAGGCAGGTTACacattatcaataatatttacagAGTAAACTTTGATAAggattttttaaactattgatTTAACTGGCTGTTCAAGACTTTATGTGAATAAAATCGTTCAATATCTGATTCCCAAAAAAGGTCCATCTACATATATCCTttatggaaaaataaattttgatttgcaCTTCCtataatcattataatttaaaatggcAAGAACACTTGCCCCATTTACTGGTAGAACAGATTGCTGTATTAAGACtcagaaaattaaatttttgaacttTGCTATCTTCACATGGGggctgaaatttaaaaataagaagatgctgtattctgccaatgagacaactctcaaccaTATatgttaacaactataggtcactgtactgcCTCAGTCTTCTTTCAACATTAAGCAACACCCACActatatagtcagctattaaaggccctgATATGACAATTGTATAATAAACCAAACCAGAAAACTGACCGTTATTCCTTTGATCACTTTGAATGTAAATTAcgtaaaccataaaaaaaatcatgtatattaaaaaaaatgttacacaaaatatgaatgattctatattttatttcctttccAGGAATTGGATTTAGTAATAAGCTAGTCTTACAGTTCAACAAAGTATTTTGGCCAGAAGATGTAGGTATATTCACCATGGTGACCAGTAACCAGGACGACATGGGCATGCTTCAGACCTGGGTAAATTTACATCGCTATGTCAACAAACCTTTACTGATGGGAATGTTACATGATCAAGCTGCTGTCAGGTTTGAAAATATGACAGACGAGGAAATCAAGGAAAATGGTATGTAAAAGATCTTAGTAAGGCCTTTTTCAATACCTAACccatttttcaaactttttaatagaaatagcctacattaaagttttaaaggTACTTTttcaataagcactgttaaCATGAATAAAGTCAGATTTTTTCTCCCATAAACTCAATGAAGAAAAAAgtccctacctacctaccctatttttttcaaagatataatAGGAAACACACAAATTATGTTATTAGGCctaaactataaaatatcaatagctTTGTTTTGGATGTCTACAAAACCAATTAACTATGAATACAGAGGTTTTCCTTATATAATGCCTTTGATGCATCAAGCTGAATACCAAAgaataaatatcaattgaaagtaCAGTCAAACTAATCATGTATCTAGTACTATTGGAAATATATTGTCCATAGTTTCAAAATGATTAAAGGGAAGTAATTAGGGCCCCGACTAAAAgtcgggtcgccctatagtgatcagtctgtctgtccgtccgtccgtaacactttaactttgtgtccgctccatatctagaaaaccgttatgatttcatactttatactttacatgtttattaaccaccaccagagggcgtgtcatgatgtatgtacaactttctaggtcaaaggtcaaggtaaaaaaactttggtttcagttgacaaccctgtgtcctgtggtgatgatcgtgtccgctctatatcttgagaacccttatgatttcaaagtttatgtacaacttcctaggtcaaaggtcaaggtaaaaaactttggtttcagttgacaaccccgtgtcctgtgatGAAGATCATGTCCGctacatatctagataaccgttctgattttatacttaatacttaacatgtttattaaccaacaccagagggtgtgtcatgatgtatgtacaactgcctaggtcaaaggttaaggtcaaaaactttggtttcagttgacaaccctgtgtcctgtggtaaagatcgtgtccgctccatatctggATAacctttatgatttcaaagtttatacttgacatccattttaaccaccatcagatggcgtgtcatgatgtatgtacaacttcctaggtcaaaggtcaaggtaaaaaaaactttggttttggttgacaaccctgtgtcctaaGTTGAAGATTGTGTCTGCTCTATATCTTGGGAAccgttttgatttcaaatattatacttgacatccattttaaccaacaccagagggtgtgtcatgatgtatgtacaacttcctaggtcaaaggtctgtctatctgttggtctgtccatcgcttacaattttgattcacactatatttatttacctaacgttattgacagcggggcccacagagatggcttccatctcaatgatatctagttcaATCTTATATTCATAATTTCTTTGAACAACACATGCATCAAAACAAACGAATCATGTTTAGTAACAGGAATTGCTCAAATTAATATGGTGATCAGTATTTTTATGCCTTGAAAGAGGAATTATGTTTCCAGTTTGTTGAATCTTTCTTCTGTCCAttagtctgtctgtctgttgtgCATCATGTTGTTAAAAGTTCTGGTTTTAAATACAGTTATGCCGTCACAGCAACatgaaacttattacacatgtaCATTATCAAGTGAGCTGTTTACTAtatagtgggtctcattggggtctaagcgtgatgTGGGATTGctaattttttgtaagcgtgacattgaaagtcaaattattgtgttgtGAAAATGGGAAATAAAGTCTAGCAGTACCctggaaatgacaaaaaatgagaattgcttacgtacatagtgttaGCGGGATACGGAAATCTAACAGTAAGCAGGATCCTGGATCGGACCCCCCCttcccaatgagaccccctatatataacaaatttgaCCTAGATTATGTGATTCACTATATAGCTAAACATAGTAATAATGTGGTGAGAAGGGCTTGATGccttatactgtggattcactaTAATTTGTTGGATATCCATTTTTCATAGTTTTACATGGGTAAAGGTAAACaaagaaatatcaaatgattGGGCCATTACTAAAGAATGCCTCCAATATGTATAgatttaacaatgagcaaaatccatgCTGCATAGTCAGCattaaaaggccctgatatcacaaattgaaaaaaaaatcaaacaaaaaaactaacagcccattttatgtaaaaaaaaatttacaaaaaaacaaatatgtaacagcAACCAGTAACAATCACTACACTACAAGCTACTGGctttggacagacacatacatacagaatgtggtgggattaaagttaaacatgttagtttaattgcctgaaataaaatatttccattcatATATAAAGGAAATATGTGTAACATcccttttgtatttttcagcaataaacattttaacaaaattatttggtGAAGAAAAATTGAAAGATGTCACAACAAccatagtaacaaaatctaagTGGAATTCAGACAACAAAGTATTAGGAACTACTTCATATCCTAAAGTTGGTTAGTATTCTTTCTTCAGAAGTTATTGTGTAAGATAGATTGTGCTATagatagatatacatgatataagaagatgtggtgcatgagtgccaatgagactaatCTTGATCaatgtcacaatttgtaaaagtaaatcattctTCAACATGGAACCTTGGCTCACGCCGAACAGCAAGATATTAAGAGACCCAAAAAATGACTTGTGTTAAACATTTATAAGGGAAAACCGATGGtctattctatataaaaaacgagaaacatttatgaaccacatcaacaaaccaTAAAACAAACAACCACAGAACTTTAGCCCAAGCTCACCACAGGGTCTTTAATGCAAAGGAGAATCCAGCACCTGGATTCAACTATTTTTGAAGAATTATCTTTAAAATGCATGTTTGTTGCTGCATCTTGTAATTTCAGGAAAACCTATTTACCCAGACAAATTATTTGcacaaatagaaatataacaacaaaatttaaatttgcagGAGTTTAGATAAATTGTGTTGCTCTCTCTGTGTCCTCCATATTAATTATAGAATCTGTAGGGCTTTAGTGGTCAAGTTCTCAAAGAAGTTCATTTTATACCACTGAACTGatgttgttactttgtatcTCACATGTGTAGATGCATTAaaccaatcttaattgactacaGTTTTCCTGCCTAAGATGGTTGTTTTTTTCTGGCCACTcaggcttcctccaccaataataACTGGCCACTAAAATGTGGCCAATAGTGctaaaagtggcattaaacaacAACAGTCAATCTTAAGGTAgataaatggttttttttctatttaaagaaaacttgttaattaatcgtattatacaaaatattttaacaaatatattttattttggttataaaatcatttttttcaaatgagccatttaaggggaataactcttttagtacaaaattttatattggGCTAATAgagaaattttttatttttacttgtagcaaaaaaacaagtttggtgacaccatgttttctttttattttcttaaaacatattatgaaacctttcttctcacaatttatttcaaaattctatctcatagaaatttttttatgcacactaatgtgtttttttatgaacaaactagccaaattttggcaattttcaacgcctcatagcttgaaaaatagcatggtgacccatattttttattaaatttttgaaaagagcataataaaatcttcattttggcaaattataaaaaaaatctgtctccaaaaatatatacttgtgatTAAGGATGTACTTTATATGTGAGGTTGGGtgaaaattaacaaatcaagaattttaaattgatactaCAAACTGGTTAGGCATTtgttaatgataaaaataagctaaaaaaaataataggtcATGGACCTCCTTTTCAAGATATTTGAGATCTAAAATATGGTGGatttttaccttatattttgcatcaaaacaaatagaaagaaaatcaagaatcttcttaaatttttgtaaaatgaccttttatgagtcattaagttttatatgaaaaaataaatgggtgttatggggcaaaatattttaacttgtATTGTGTgaaaaaacaccaaggagtccgaaaATTTGACATGAATTccaaacctcacctaagtacatccttaaagcATCttggtaaatttaaaaaaaaaaatctccaatACTTCAAAATTGGAGCTCACTGCTTAGACTAGTAGGCTCAGATCAGAATAATCTGTTTATGTAGTCAGCGATATTGTtagctttttttcaaaactacccctacccttttttattgggaaaatatgtgtcattttcatcaaattgggaaattttaaaaaaaaacatgaatttgactgaaGCTTCAATTTACAGACCCATTTTCAAGAGTCAAACCCTGCTTTAAAACAAGACCCCATTGTGTCActgatgatacataaatagaccctcAAATGTGCACATATAATCATTTTCGGCATGAAAAATGGTTATATGAGTGTTTTTCCATTTGAAATCATGCACAATTACTACTGACACTGCACTGTATGGggaaaaagttgtctttttgggaatatgtactgtttgggaaaaaagttgTCCTTTTGGgaatcattttaagccattttttttttcaaattgggattcttctccaTTAATTTTAGGCAGTGgctattcgtccggctagccggacaaatAGTCAAAAATGTCTATTCATCCGGCAAGCCGGACAATTAGCATTTTTACGGTTTTTCGCTATTTGTACGGCCAAAAACATAATGATGAAGATATAGCTTTGTGTTTTGAAGGTTTTAAATAAAGCACGagatgttttaaaacattttgtctaACATCGTTTTATGAAAAAGAActcattctaataaaaaaaaaacacctctaCATTTGATTCAGacttttttattctaatattctaaaggaatttgggtaggAGGGGGGATGATTCTCTCTTTTGTAGTTCTGTCTATGAACTTCATGTAAGGTAAGTAGTCGGGGCAATCATTATTGGCTTTATCTATGATTTCAAAAGATCCTGAATTTAGTGTTTCTGTGAAGTTTGGTTAAAGGAAGGTCCCCATATGATTATGCACGATTcatcatttaaattattcaGCGATTTTTAATTCATAGGAAATTATAGAAAAGGGCAGGCACGTGTAACCTGTCCCCAAAAGTAGGATTTTGTTTTCGATAagattgttttagaaaaaaatgtgtattagatacaacagaaaaaaggggggtaccCCAACCCTGGTGTCTTATTAACAGTCAAGGCATATCAGTATGTTCATATATCTCCGTTGCagtagaatttaaaaataatgcatcaaaGCAAGTTTGATATAGTATTTTTCATTCAAGCAAGTTTGATATAGTATTTTTTCCGAATGCGTTTTACCTCCATAAGGTAAATGGGGGTAAATCATCAATTTCACTTCGATTTCAGGCTTATTCCTCACAGTTAACATGTACACGCTATTGTTCTGATATCACtcctatatacatttgtttaaagcAATCACATTCTCTCAGGTTTTCTCTATGACATCTTTAATATATAAGTAACGATCTCCAATTCTCAAAACGTCCATTGCATACGCGCGTGTGTTATCCGACACCGCATGTGTTATCTGACACCTCATCCGGGACACTTTCCGCGTCACATGACACTTTTGTTGATATTGAAGATTTGCGCATCCGCAAACGGATGGCCGGACGAATAGAGATTTTTAactattcgtccggctagccggacgaatagaCACTCCGTTAATTTTaggcaaacaatatcaatatatcaaTAGACACATGTCTTCCTGCAGACTGTTAAAATTACACTTTAATAATTTGTCTCAGCATATCAATCGATTAAAGCAGATTGCCATTGATGCCATATACTTGCTCTGTAACATACTCTTTCAGAGCAGggatttatattcaaattgcATAAGAAgtgttctttgatttttttgacaacatataaacattttatttttctgacttcatatttaacattattttatatttcaggtaTTTTACCAGAAATGTTTGATTCTTTGACCAAACCTGTATGtccatatatttattttgctggGGAATATACGTCATTGGAACACATGAACACAGCTCACGGAGCTTATTTATCTGGCATAAGAGCTGCAGATCAAATCATTTCTAATTATTGTGCAAAGGAACcgtcaaaagaaaagaaagtagAGACCGGTAAAGGAAAAacaaagaaagagaaaaaatctgaaaagaaaagagaaaatcagAAAGATGATAAATTAAAGGATGAGCTGTGATCATAGAAAAATGTTATGGGTTTctttatgaataattaaatttcTTATGATTTTGGAGGGATTTATTCTCATgttaaggtgttttttttaaaggtgaaatgtaacaataaaatatatgtaattagatgctaatttataaagaatagagaatcatgttcaaaatttataaagaacagagaaaatatcataaaaaataaaaatacagaaatgtaGAATAATTCATCCTTtccttttatgtttaaataatacatgtaatatgtcaGCAAAATTTTAtccaaatgacaaaataactgAGACGTTACCTTTGTAAATTCGAAAGTTCTGCATTAttcatttgaatgaaaaataaaactttcaatattttctgaaatgaGTCAAATGACAGTATTAAACTAGATGAAGCACTTAAATTCAAActcaatttaaataaaagatgatATGTGAGTTATATTTTTTCCTGACATGTTTAACATGCATTTATATCTATTCGAAGAATATTCATGGAGATAGtaaatcaattataaattatacaattgACCTGTTTTTAATGGAAGGcaatttatgcaaatatttttatgtcatattttCATGTGACACAAGGTTATTGCttgttctgatttttttatggtaattaaaacaaaaattattgaaattctgtagtgaacaaatgtgaaaaataaaataagtagcACAATTggttaatgtatttaaattaatacaAGTAGCTGTAgaataaacattaaattaatgtacatgtatatgaacaGGTGCTGTTAACAGATTATAGTGTCATTAAATGTAGTACTAAACTTATTGTATTCAAGGATTTGCAAATCCTTGTTGTATTAAGGCAGTCATAgtatgaaattttgtattttttattactatGTATTCACTTTTGTCAAGCCATCAACTTTTgttgaaaaagcgagacatagcgatcctacattccctCAACAATGTATTCACTctgttgttaaagtttttgaaattttaataactttcttaaactaacaTGTTTTCTAcgaaacttggacagaagcttgtttatattcatgagatagtatccagaagtaaatttgtaaaagaaaattttgttttttctgtattttacctttaaatggacttagtttttcttccagttaacattataacagtctgcagttaaagtttttaaaacatttattagattcataacctatcctggatttttataaaacttggacagaagattCTTACAATGAAAAGATAGTATTGagagaaatattatttttttttcctcggtttttttttagcctgcgattaacagcaaaagttgGCGAGACACTGTGTTCaatggaacccttacaaatttttgtgaGCAAATTTTTCATAGGCATGTAtgtgttacagtgaatttgtataatcagggattatgtagaatccctggtTTTTCAAGGAATATGTAAAATCACCGaaatcattagtaattatatgtaatccctgaaaatgaccagtgattttacataatcactgaacattttaataacaaTTCTATATATTCCCTAATATGAATTCAGGGATTATCAATAATTTAAGGAtcccttgttttttttaaaataaacattattacagacaaataatcatttttagctcacctgtcccgaagggacaagtgagcttatgccatcacttggcgtccgtcgtctgtcgtcgtctgtcgtcgtccgtcgtcgtctgtcgtcgtaaactatttcaagaatcttctcctctgaaactactgggccaaatactttcaaactttaactgaatgttccttagggtatctaatttataaattgtatccgaagttatgatctatcaacaaacatggtcgccattgctaaaaatagaacataggggtcaaatgcagtttttggcttttaactcaaaaaccaaagcatttagagcaaatctgacaggagaaatattgtttatcaggtcaagatctatctgccctgaaattttcagataaatcagacaacccgttgttgggtttctgcccctgaattggtaattttaagaaaattttgctgtttttggttattatcttgaatattattacagatagagttaaactgtaacaggaataatgttcagcaaagtaagatttacaaataagtcaacatgacggaaatggtcagttgacccctttaggagttattgccctttatagtcaatttttaaccatttttcgtaaatcttagttatcttttaaaaaaatcttctcctctgaaactactgggccaaatacttccaaactttaactgaatgttccttagggtatctagtttgtaaattgtatccgaagttatgatctatcaacaaacatggtcgccattgctaaaaatagaacattggggtcaaatgcagtttttggcttataactcaaaaaccaaagcatttagagcaaatctgactgggtaatattgtttatcaggtcaagatctatctgccctgaaattttcagatgaatcagacaaccagttgttgggttgctgcccctgaattgataattttaagaaaattttgctgtttttggttattatcttgaatattattatagacagagataaactgtaacaggaataatgttcagcaaagtaagatttacaaataagtcaacatgacagaaatggtcagttgacccctttagtagttattgccctttatagtcaatttttaaccatttttcgtaaatcttagtaatcttttacaaaaatcttctcctctgaaactactgggccaaatacttccaaacttttactgaatgttccttagggtatctagtttgtaaattgtaactgaagttatgatctatcaacaaacatggttgccattgctaaaatagaacattggggtcaaatgcagtttttagcttataactcaaaaaccagagcatttagagcaaatctgacatgagtaatatatctggtcaagatctatctgccctgaaattttcagatgaatcagacaacctgttgttgggtttctgcccctgaattggtaattttaaggaaattttgctgtttttggttattatcttgaatattattatagatagagataaactgtaaacaggaataatgttcagcaaagtaagatttacaaataagtcaacatgacggaaatggtcagttgacccctttaggagttattgctctttatagtcaatttttaaccatttttcgtaaatcttagtaatcttttacaaaaatcttctcctctgaaactactgagccaaatacatccaaactttaactgaatgttccttagggtatctagtttgtaaattttatCCGAAGTtgtgatctatcaacaaacatggtcgccattgctaaaaatagaacattggggtcaaatgcagtttttgacttataactcaaaaaccaaagcattttgagcaaatctgacagggataatattgtttatcaggtcaagatctatctgccctgaaattttcagatgaatcagacaacctgttgttgggttgctgcccctgaattgataattttaaggaaattttgctgtttttgtttatattcttgaatataattatagatagaaataaactgtaaacagcaataatgttcagcaaagtaagatcttcaattaagtcaatttgaccaaaattgtcaattgaccccttaaggagttattgccctttaaagacttttttcacaatttgttcatcatgttgacttactttaaaaaatcttctcctttgaaactgctgtatcaatttcagccaaacttaggctaaatgagtttcagagaatctagtataaattttatattttatttccttgtatgtcaagaaacatagctcctatggctaaaatagaacataggagaaaatgattattttttttggcttttgaagaaaacaggactatccaaaaaacatttaaataaattgaaaagccaaaataatcagtgatgagagatttaaccaaaagaattaaggtgagcgattcaggctcttgagagcctcttgttttctTTCATATTCCTTGCCAGATGAAATAATTCTGCTTTTAAACACAGAGGATAATCTTATAGATATAACAAACACAGGGTTTCGAGATAAAGTTGAAGGCATCCCCTTTTATAGATAACTTtacatgtgttgtttgttgcttaaaAGCCAGCGTCAAATGGATAT
Encoded here:
- the LOC134690913 gene encoding uncharacterized protein LOC134690913, with product MDCKKCLALILMIAVVMGDNSSNEGVQKHVVIVGGGIAGLAAARKLQNTGQFVVNVLEARRERYGGRIFTDRSSVKFAKGMEVDIGTNWLNSMVKDNPLAKIVSDGELEVKSAGSVQLHFPEKGQVYTGDDANKIFTEFYKITLQAMQKATDNGRDLDLKKAIQSVLRDEETVADKTLLSSVLESHYTMSLSDHSTQMFDPKKEFGWDTAVVDGFDQIVDILVGGQRKESTLSVELRKPVRQIEVNKTRNKVLVRTRDLKQYDADAVVVALPLGVLKTETVIFDPPLPKGWKKTIENIGIGFSNKLVLQFNKVFWPEDVGIFTMVTSNQDDMGMLQTWVNLHRYVNKPLLMGMLHDQAAVRFENMTDEEIKENAINILTKLFGEEKLKDVTTTIVTKSKWNSDNKVLGTTSYPKVGILPEMFDSLTKPVCPYIYFAGEYTSLEHMNTAHGAYLSGIRAADQIISNYCAKEPSKEKKVETGKGKTKKEKKSEKKRENQKDDKLKDEL